From the genome of Cherax quadricarinatus isolate ZL_2023a chromosome 30, ASM3850222v1, whole genome shotgun sequence:
aaagtgtatttttgggggtctgaaacggattaatctaatttacattattccttatgggaacaaattcattcggtatcagcactcaaacagccttctggaacgaattaagttcgtatcccgaggtaccactgtatgtacttcaattatttattaatattacaATTATTTCATTTAAAAACTGTAACATGGAAATCTGTAAAAATCCAAAGCTTCATACTATATCCATATGAGTCTACAAGGTTAGTACATATATAATACAAAGCTGGTCGCATATGTCCTCTACAAAATGACTTCCAGAGCTTAAAAGAAGAATATAAAAATTATGATTGACAGGAAGAAAAAATGAGATATGGTAACCATTTGAAAGATCAATAAGTACAGTATGCAAAATATAAAtgaaccatttatttccatgattAAGCAATTCACATATAGATACACAAGAAAAAATTTACCTGGGATGATTTTCAACATCTAACAGATGTTTTACAATATCAGGTTTCTCCTTGCCTTCTCCAACAAGAAACAGGATGGCCATGATTGCTCGTACTTGATGCCACAGAAAAGCCTCCCCCTCAATTGTAGCTACACACATGTCATATCCATCAGTATGATGCTTTTTATTACATATGCCACTGTTCTTTCCATAATGCTCCAGAAAATTATTGCTTGTTAACCTTCTTCTATCTGTTGCCTCATGAATAAATTTGCATGGTAAATCTAAATTTAGTTTAATGTCTTGCTTATCTTGTTCTGTAGTGAGACTTTCATTATTCAAAGATGGATTCTCTATTCTATGTACATCACAGCACACTAGAGAAATGCTCACGGAGAGTATACGACGACAAAAATTGACAACTCCATTTCCAACATCCATCTTGCAGAAGTTCCTATAATCGTGGTATCCCACCAAGTACTGAGCACTTTCATTCATTTCCTGGTTAGACAGTGAGACCAAAACAGAGTGAAAAATGGTATACATTAGTATCTTTTATTAACCTCTCTGCCAAGGTAGTTAAAACATTGTTGAACAGCAAAAACTCCCTAGAAGTATATAAATTTATTCCCAAAAATTTTTAGAAAAGGGTTAAACATTCCCTTAAATGTATATAATCAAGGTTGCATATAAACTTCAGCCATAAACTAAAATGTAGACCCTTCTCCCATTTTAACCCTTAACCTGTACATGGGTGGTATCTATAACAGCCCTTCTGTTGGCGTTTTCAAAAATTTAGCAAATATTTTTCATACAGGATTGTGGAGCATCAAAAACTGAAGCCTATGAAAGTTGTTAATGGTGCCCAAAAATGTGTGAAACATTAGCTTGTTTTTACACTCTTATTGCAAATAAATTTAATGCATGTTGTTTTCACTGAATGAATGCTatttataagtttttttttttttttttttcaacaagttggccgtctcccaccgaggcagggtgacccaaaaaagaaagaaaatccccaaaaagaaaatactttcatcattcaacactttcaccacactcgcacattatcactgtttttgcagaggtgctcagaatacaacagtctagaagcatacacatataaagatacacaacatatccctccaaattgccaatatcccaaacccctcctttaaagtgcaggcattgtacttcccatttccaggactcaataataataataataataataataataataataataataataataataataataataataataatattttattttgacatgatacatgtttgtataAAGAAATATAATAgatgggtgtacatgccaaatgCCCCTTTATGTGCAGAGCAgttcgggcaaacttaaaattaacttatgattaataaggcaataacagtacatatggtcatatattttcatatagtcggacttgagtcctggaaatgggaagtacaatgcctgcactttaaaggaggggtttgggatattggcagtttggagggatatgttgtgtatctttatatgtgtatgcttctagactgttgtattctgagcacctctgcaaaagcagtgataatgtgtgagtgtggtgaaagtgttgaatgatgatgaaagtattttctttttggggattttctttcttttttgggtcaccctgcctcggtgggagacggccgacttgttgaaaaaaaaaaaaaatggtcattaGATAAggtacaatgaatacaagagaattgagtattctgttaggtcgtgctgtatggctttaataagtcttGTAGAGAAGACATACAATTTTGATTATTAATAAGGACACTACAACTGTAGCTCTGCTCATGCAACTACGAATAGCTAATACAATAATGTTGAGGTgttccgtagctcgatcgctagcacactcagcccacacactgaggtccagggtttGAATCTtctctggtacggctggaaaacattagggacgtgtttccataagacacatgctgtccctgtccctgttcacccattagtttaaaatgggtacctgggtgttagtcaactggtgtgggacgcatcctgggacaaaactgacctaatctgcccgaaatgctcagtgtaacaagtgactttctatatagtagtatgtcattgatgtcagctaggcctgtatatcatGTACATATActagtagtaaataaagatattattattattgttattattattaacaaactATCTGTCAGATAATTTCTACCCTTCATGAAGATTTGTTTAAATACTTGTTTGCTCTTGGTGTTACTTACATCCGTGACGTGTAAGTCTAGAGTTATATCATACACGGCTAGTTTTCTCTTATGGATTTTGCCAAAAcacttagagaggatggagcaaaataggattacTAAGTGGTTGCATAAATCTAGGATGAAGAGACGAAAGGTGTATAAAtttggggtggagggaaggaggggttgggggTCATCAAAGGAAAGGTTGGAAAGAGTGGGTAAAGAAGGTTGTGAGCATTacgggcttggacatccaacagggcttgagtcctagagatgggaggtacagtgtctgcactgtaaggagaggtggggatgttgcagttcagtaAATCATCtgcactgtgatgtcagcacacttttaGCAAAACAgaaattgaatgaatgatggtgaaaatgtttcttctttttcaggtcaccataCTTTGGTCAGAGATGGTTGATGTGTTTAAAAAAAGTTGTACATTTCAATGCACAATTATTCCTAAATGTTATCATTCTTAAATATTTTAGTGATAAAATCAACCGCTTTaataaagatacaaaacataatgcaagaaatacttcataaaaaatataataaagcTTCTAGGGAAGTGCTACACGTTCTAAAGTCTTTCTAACTTTCTGTCTTATTTTGACTATAAGAACAAATACTGGACCATAAGTAAAGGGCCTAAGTAGTAAAACTTTTTATGTTTAAGTAATATAAATGTTGAGTAAAATTATACTGAATTAAAACTTGCACACTACTTAAATGTTTACTATTTACTCATTTTTGGCAAATGTATTTGTTACCAAGATTTCTGACTAAATTCAACCAAGCTACTGGTATATTTTATTGACATAAAACTTTATATTTAAAAAACTTTGACAAAgttattataaaaaaataaataaaatatttatttctttgctaaggttataATGTGTATTTACATATAATATgactggagcaaagaaagccactatcatgcctaggcattttgaGCAGATTTAACGtaatacttatagactacttaagtctagacaggtgaagagtggtagaatAAAAATAGTCAATATTTCactctattattaatatgaggAAGTACAATTTATGATATGTGTAATACCATGATATGGTGTGAGGTATATATTATTTTGAATTTGAACATGGCAAACAACATTATCCTTCACAAGAATCTACCAAAGACTGTGCATAATTCTTAGCAGCTGTAGACAAATACTGTCTGAGTATAATTAGGTACAGTTACTTGATGTAAACCAGCaagataataacaaaataagtTGGTTGTACTAGGAAGAATTTGAGGATTTTGTAGTAGGGGCCCCTTCTTCAGTAAAAACAATTAATATATTCTTTGATCACATTTAGATTAATTTGTCAGGTGCTATCATTGCTTAGATCAAAAAGAAAaaaagcctctcctcacttaacgacagagtttcgttcctaagaccatgccgttaaacgaattcattgctaagtgaggagcatactattttggtagtgagtttgtgtcaaccatctttgatattgttttaatatcacctttgcaccatttataacatttctggtatatttttaaatgtttatacagtagtgtactgcatactgaaataaacagaatagaggaaatcagctctaatatacattatttatataggaatactggtcagagagcccatcataagtccaaggcatcggtaaacgagtacgtcgctaagtgaggagagactgtaatgAAAAACCTGACAAAAAAGTAGAGCCATAAATGTTAATACTACATAATATACTTTACCTGGATGTTCATGTTTCCTCTCGGAAAGAAATATTTATACGTACGTCGGGAGCAGTCAAACCTTGCAGAATAACCTAACGACACTGGGCACCAGGCCAGCATTCTTATTTCAGGTGGGAGAACTGGAATAAAAAAGATTCTTAGTTCTTGAGTGAAGcatacaggatttttttttttgtaaaacagTAGCCATCTCCTAACAAAGTAgggaggaaacacattcactatcattcaatcAACTGCTGTCTTTCCAGCATACTGACATCACAAGAAAAACAGTGGCAAATTCTATCCCATGTGGTGAAATCAATTTTTTCATGTATTGATGCAACTGAATGGTATAGAAGTAATTACAATGTACTGTACTACTGTATCTAAGGTTAAGTGTTTAGTTAGTTACATTTATAAAAATAACCTGAAGCAATGATCAGTGAACTAAAATGTTTTGCATTAGTGTACAAAACTGAaaatataaataatgaaataTGTACTCTACTGTATTTGTCAAAATAAGAAACTTTATACATGTGGATATACTGAATTCCACCTATCTCTAATATGATGTGCATTTACCTCTTCTGCCTGCTACCGGATTATCAAAAAATTTCTTAGCCGGTCAATGGTACTATTAATCTGGAGCTTCATGTGACTATATGCTATCTATGCATTGAATCATCAACCCATCCACTGTCTTAAATCCTATATTATTTTTCTTTCCAATTAACTGGCcatattccaccaaggcaggacctaaaaagaaaaaaaaagtctctctttttaaatttagtaatgtatacaggagaaggggtcactagccccttgctcctggcattttagccgcctcttatgatatgcatggcttacagaagaagaattcttttccacttccccatgtagataagaggaaataaagaagaacaggaactattaagaaaatgaaACAAAACCCAGATGGATgtttacatatatacacatggacacgcatgtgtagtgtggcctaagtgtaagtagaagtagcaagatatacctgttatcctgcATATCCTATatattattgtaatgtataaatACTAATGTCTAAATGGGATACCCAGCTAAATTTACAAAATAAAATTCTAGATACAACTATACAAACTTCACTTAATACAAACCTTTGTTTAGAAGTTGCACATAATTAATTTCATCTCCTGTGTCATCTTTGCTTGATGCCATATCAAAGTTCTCTGGATTGCTGATACCAACTCCTGATTTCAATTTACTTCGAAGAGTGATGGAAATAACTTGATGGAATGCACTGACCCCTTTGTCAGTTCTACCACATCtgaaacaaaaaataaaatattataaacaTTATTCTAGCATTTTAGCAGCTgaagagcaagtgatggtgaatgtgcttttCACCTTGAGTTACCTGGCCTTAGAGGAAAAGGACCTATGAGTtggttaaaaacaaaaaaaacttaCTATCACATACTTTGCATTCCAAAGAGTGGTGATGTTTTATGACTTCACCtgtgatagcttgaagtttctctTGACTCTATGAGACGTGTCTTAAGAAGAGCTGAAAACAACTGGGCCTCAATGGTTTGTTGAGTATCCTCCTGAACAGCAAAACCCTGGTAGTCCCATCCAAGGTATGCTAACTTTAAAAGCACATGTCGTTTAGAGTGTCTGAAATTGAGACAAGATTATGGTGCAGTGCAATTTGGCTTGCCCAAAAAAAGTGCTTACACTCTTCGTTGAACTAAAAGTATGTCAGCTCCCTGACAACTGGAACATTGTTTTGAAATCATTAATAAAAGACCCCTTTTTTACAGTACTGTTTTGAATACCAGTaagtaatgaaaaaaatttaaagCCTTTTCCCCATgatggttaacaaatcaagcctTTCAATGCAGGTAAAACCCCCCTTTCTTTACAGTTTAATATACAATATAGTATTCACTGACAAAATAAGGTGCACTTTCAATCAGTCTCAGTTCTAGAGGTTTTAGGTTAAGCTTGAAGCTGTGAGTGTGATCAATCTGTCATGCCATCAGAAACCTTAACAAGAGACTAAAGAAAAGGAAATCAAAAAATATCCAAGTTGGGAAAACAAGTTGATATCACTGAATATGAATATATGTTTTACCAGTAAATTTACAATAACTGAGGCAATCACTGCAATAAAATTAATGTCAAATGCAGTGTATATTGTAAATAAAATTTGTACCTCGTAAAATCAAAGTGCCTCTCTTTTTTAGCTTTCTTATCTGATCCTTCTTTTCCTTTCACTTCTGTTACACCTTGACTCTTCGCAAGTAGGTTCCGAAGCTGTTTGTTGTGTGCCTCCAACTGCTTAATTTTTATCTCTAGCTCCTGAAAATATGATTAACAAATGATGATATGCTTACTCACATTTTTGAACACATATAGCTTCAGAATATCTAGAAACAAGAGAGCACAAAAGCACCAATAAATAAATACAAAGACTGTTTTAGTTGTTTATTTAGCTTAAAGCCCTATACAATTACATCTGATATTTAATACTCCTTTCAATATTATAGCAGTTTTGGATATACTGTAACTCTAATTTTATATGTTCATATCTTAGTGATTTAGATTAACATTTCTCCAGTAAAGATATACCTAAGCACTAATTTTTTTTAGTTTTGCATACAGCATTCAACAGTGACTTAAGAAATTTGccacttttcttatgttcttcaaaTCTCATTTATCATTATTTCTTCAAATCAACATTAACAATTACATACACAAAAGATCGAAACACATGACAGAAAGAAAGAAAACGTACAGTAATTAACTTCAGAAGAAATATCGAAGAACACCACTTGAATAAAATGATAATTTCTCTTAGAAAATATTACACTGTATTATGGAAAACTGAACCTAGTCATTATCTCCTGACATAAAACACAATTTACAATATATGTTATCTATATAGAAGTTAAGTATCAACAATTTTCTACCAAGTGTAATATAAATCAGCTTGTCCTAAGTTGTCACACACCTCCAATCATATTCAAACTTTATTCTAGATTTTAAACTAACAACCACATTTTTGTTTGTTCTTACTTTGCATTATCTACACTCACTATTATTCCATGCTCTGTAATACTGACCCTATGTTTCTAATAATTTTAATTCTGCTCTAAATACTGCACAATTATAATCGATATTGATACCAGGTACTATTATTAaagttattacattattattattactgttaataataataataataataataataataataataatattgttattgttattacatattattacttTATAAACATTGCATTAGGTTTAGTTCTGCCCAACATATTGTGTACACTCATGGGTTTTTCAAAACAGTACCATGGCCTATTTGTAATTCTTCTGTGATATTGTAATTTTGGAAGGAAATATGTAAATCCTTCATCATTTATGAATTGGGGGTATCAAAGTACAAACCTTGAAAATATGAATATGATGATAAAATGCATACTGTAATACACGAGATTCTACTCTATAATACTGGAACTAAAATTATGCATGGTACTAACTACTCATGCTGTACCTCTAGTATATAAATAATGTAACGTGTAAATTTCCAT
Proteins encoded in this window:
- the LOC128692501 gene encoding tRNA pseudouridine(38/39) synthase, whose translation is MEEQVTATESEERLKDISTSTNKRHKHVPLESLARQELEIKIKQLEAHNKQLRNLLAKSQGVTEVKGKEGSDKKAKKERHFDFTRHSKRHVLLKLAYLGWDYQGFAVQEDTQQTIEAQLFSALLKTRLIESRETSSYHRCGRTDKGVSAFHQVISITLRSKLKSGVGISNPENFDMASSKDDTGDEINYVQLLNKVLPPEIRMLAWCPVSLGYSARFDCSRRTYKYFFPRGNMNIQEMNESAQYLVGYHDYRNFCKMDVGNGVVNFCRRILSVSISLVCCDVHRIENPSLNNESLTTEQDKQDIKLNLDLPCKFIHEATDRRRLTSNNFLEHYGKNSGICNKKHHTDGYDMCVATIEGEAFLWHQVRAIMAILFLVGEGKEKPDIVKHLLDVENHPRKPQYCLASDVPLNLYGTTFEGVEWQWDNDNLLCVITQLQALWMQHSIRSTMIRRMLWDLEGLYGERVKVNKEESAPRDWNSSLPQEESRVTKFPQAQSVSLIPGARTKVYKPLLSRPTCESLETRVEHYIKRQRLDPDILQKLSTCNSSQKEHLEQSCSQVQE